One window of the Puntigrus tetrazona isolate hp1 chromosome 13, ASM1883169v1, whole genome shotgun sequence genome contains the following:
- the prepl gene encoding LOW QUALITY PROTEIN: prolyl endopeptidase-like (The sequence of the model RefSeq protein was modified relative to this genomic sequence to represent the inferred CDS: inserted 1 base in 1 codon), translating to MNLITSSCLLLLRSVSRDIRRRNIHPLISRLHTETTAELSRAQLQKLRDQEQRFKRRLLSVHRKFAGVPENSEFQGERHVYFEDGKGIYRSTIGQGEQEMLEVFNTDWTGGGYGTIQRVRLSPSETMLAVTVKKDHHEETRCVLVHLGDLVLRQKALLVLDNVFSFEWATDDVLLYSTQETLRCLRVFRLHLSDSGVRNTLVYEEKDPEFFVEVSRSRDQRLVTINCSSKISSEVWFVDSKTPLSSPTLIQARRPGLLYHVEHSDNYLFILANTTANQEYQLLRAPLASPSMSHWVPSFGAVPGTVIKDMELLQGHCVFTVKDSQGRLQIQTLSTQEPYQLNTHKLPHWACDVSPQRVGAVDRGSFGFLIXSPVHPPVHYLYSPREQKLSVTEDNTKNMSLTEFNTTRLQAASQDGTMVPLTLLHTPALSELHKAPLLLHVYGAYGVDLSMAFCPEKRLLLEDGWALAYCHVRGGGERGLAWHQAGSVLQKRRGVEDLAACVQTLHRLGVSRPALTALAARSAGAVLAGALCNHNPQLLRAVILQAPFLDVLGTMQDPSLPLTVEERGEWGDPSIREHRDNIASYCPCHNIIPQLYPSMLITAYSEDRRVPLSGVVKYVERLKRAIQMCTTQVGANAVILDLQPGGDHFGPEDFHPSLNERAKQLAFLYTELGLDHPKTRRRLKVTGKSHKTQN from the exons ATGAATCTGATCACCTCCTCATGTCTGCTCCTTCTACGATCAGTTTCACGCGATATACGTCGGAGGAATATACACCCACTTATATCACGTCTTCACACTGAG ACTACAGCAGAGCTGTCCAGAGCCCAACTGCAGAAACTTCGAGATCAAGAACAGCGTTTTAAACGAAGATTGCTTTCAGTTCATAGGAAGTTTGCAGGTGTGCCAGAAAACTCTGAG TTCCAGGGAGAGCGTCATGTGTACTTTGAAGATGGCAAAGGGATATACAGATCGACCATCGGACAGG GTGAGCAGGAGATGTTGGAGGTGTTCAATACAGATTGGACAGGAGGTGGATATGGAACCATCCAGAGGGTCAGACTCTCTCCATCAGAGACCATGCTGGCGGTCACTgtaaagaaagaccaccacgAGGAGACCAGATGCGTGTTGGTTCATTTAGGCGATCTCGTCCTTCGTCAAAAGGCCCTGTTGGTTTTAGACAACGTTTTCAGCTTTG AATGGGCCACAGATGACGTCCTCCTCTACAGCACACAGGAGACTCTTCGGTGCCTGCGCGTTTTCCGTCTTCATCTCAGTGATTCCGGTGTCCGAAACACCCTTGTTTATGAAGAAAAGGATCCAGA GTTCTTTGTGGAGGTCAGTCGTTCCAGAGACCAGAGGCTGGTGACCATTAACTGCAGCAGTAAGATCAGCTCTGAGGTGTGGTTTGTTGACAGCAAGACTCCGCTCTCATCCCCCACCCTCATCCAGGCCCGTCGCCCCGGGCTGCTTTACCACGTGGAGCACTCGGACAACTACCTGTTCATCCTGGCTAACACTACAGCAAACCAGGAGTATCAG CTGCTTAGGGCGCCTTTAGCCTCTCCATCCATGTCGCACTGGGTGCCATCGTTCGGTGCTGTTCCAGGGACAGTCATTAAAGATATGGAGCTGCTTCAGGGTCACTGTGTGTTCACAGTGAAGGATTCACAGGGTCGACTTCAGATCCAGACTCTTTCCACACAAGAGCCCTATCAGTTAAACACTCACAAG CTTCCTCACTGGGCCTGCGATGTATCACCACAGCGTGTTGGAGCTGTGGACAGAGGGTCATTTGGCTTCCTCA TCTCTCCAGTGCACCCACCAGTACACTACCTCTACTCCCCCAGAGAACAAAAGCTCTCCGTAACAGAGGACAACACTAAGAACATGTCCCTCACTGAGTTTAACACAACACGCCTGCAGGCAGCCAGTCAG GATGGTACAATGGTGCCTTTGACTCTCCTCCACACGCCAGCGTTATCTGAGCTGCACAAGGCTCCACTGCTCCTGCATGTATATGGAGCTTATGGTGTTGATCTCAGTATGGCCTTCTGTCCGGAGAAGAGACTGCTTCTGGAGGACGGCTGGGCTCTGGCCTACTGCCACGTCAG GGGTGGTGGTGAGCGGGGTCTAGCGTGGCATCAAGCGGGTTCTGTGCTACAGAAGCGGAGGGGAGTGGAAGATCTTGCTGCTTGCGTTCAGACTCTTCATCGTTTGGGAGTGTCCCGGCCTGCTCTTACCGCCCTCGCCGCTCGCAGTGCTGGAGCTGTCCTAGCGGGGGCGCTGTGCAACCATAACCCACAGCTTCTTAGAGCTGTGATTCTACAG GCACCTTTTCTGGATGTTCTCGGCACAATGCAAGACCCTTCCCTCCCGCTTACTGTAGAGGAGAGAGGGGAGTGGGGAGACCCCAGTATAAGAGAACACAGGGACAACATTGCCTCTTACTGTCCCTGTCACAACATTATACCTCAG CTTTACCCATCCATGCTGATCACTGCATACTCAGAGGACCGTAGAGTTCCTTTATCTGGGGTCGTCAAGTATGTGGAAAGACTAAAGAGAGCCATCCAAATGTGTACCACTCAGGTCGGCGCTAACG CTGTCATTCTGGACCTGCAGCCAGGAGGGGATCACTTTGGCCCTGAGGATTTTCATCCGTCCTTGAATGAG AGGGCCAAACAGTTAGCCTTTCTTTACACAGAACTTGGACTAGATCATCCAAAAACTCGACGGAGACTAAAAGTAACTGGCAAgtctcataaaacacaaaactaa